From the Microcoleus sp. bin38.metabat.b11b12b14.051 genome, one window contains:
- a CDS encoding DUF2786 domain-containing protein, which produces MADTSIVEKIKKLLALATSSNENESTAAAAKASVLLAQYNLSLSDLGPNHQEEIDESGVETTSKFVTWKMILFSGIAEANGCTGMRNNYSGSMFLVGSSTNLIVCKHLYEYLSSAIEKRAKYRKGSGRGLAYLNAFRVGCATRLRQRLLEQKREMEESGIPGSADTAATPAIVVRSMFEKNQQAIEDYLQSRGVKVKTRTDSQVSSEAGFNSGYEVGDKISLNQQVHPDKEQKQLYESL; this is translated from the coding sequence ATGGCAGACACAAGTATTGTCGAAAAAATCAAAAAACTCCTAGCCCTCGCCACCTCATCCAACGAAAACGAATCGACAGCAGCCGCCGCCAAAGCTTCCGTTTTACTAGCCCAGTATAATCTTAGCCTCTCCGATTTAGGCCCGAATCACCAAGAAGAGATTGACGAAAGCGGAGTCGAGACAACATCCAAATTTGTCACTTGGAAAATGATCCTGTTTTCCGGGATTGCTGAAGCTAACGGTTGTACGGGTATGCGGAACAATTATAGTGGTAGTATGTTTTTGGTGGGAAGCTCTACAAATCTGATTGTTTGCAAGCACCTTTATGAGTATTTGAGTTCTGCGATCGAGAAACGGGCGAAATATCGCAAGGGAAGCGGCCGGGGATTGGCGTATCTGAATGCTTTTCGGGTGGGATGCGCGACAAGGTTGAGACAACGATTGCTGGAACAAAAGCGGGAGATGGAGGAGTCGGGGATTCCGGGATCGGCTGATACGGCGGCTACTCCTGCTATTGTAGTGCGATCGATGTTTGAAAAGAACCAACAGGCGATCGAGGATTATTTACAGAGTCGAGGGGTTAAAGTTAAAACGAGAACAGATTCTCAAGTCAGTAGCGAAGCTGGTTTTAATTCTGGCTATGAAGTGGGCGACAAAATTAGTTTGAATCAACAGGTGCATCCTGACAAAGAACAAAAACAACTCTATGAATCTCTGTGA
- a CDS encoding type II toxin-antitoxin system HicB family antitoxin: MQIKYELIIYWSEFDRAFIVEVPELSGCTADGETYQEAVQNVEVVIQEWIETAQELGRAIPEPKGRLLFA; encoded by the coding sequence ATGCAGATTAAGTATGAACTGATTATTTACTGGAGTGAATTCGATCGAGCCTTCATTGTCGAAGTTCCCGAACTATCGGGTTGTACCGCAGATGGTGAAACCTATCAGGAAGCCGTGCAAAATGTAGAAGTCGTGATTCAAGAATGGATTGAAACTGCACAAGAATTAGGACGCGCTATCCCAGAACCTAAAGGTCGATTGCTGTTTGCATGA
- a CDS encoding GUN4 domain-containing protein, which translates to MTDSISTSPLDTAADTAELRSQLRSGSEKTQLQLLQQHIADAGWDVLMEFLLERKSEEPTAVMGKAYQILYSADSARVREFLQANFPTGVVQLRSDSKIDYTPLQQLLALQEFQEADRLTLDKLCELAGETALQRKWLYFTQVESLPIADLQTMNTLWKVHSENKFGFSVQREIWLSSGKNWDKLWPLIGWKKGNNWTRYPQEFIWDLSAPRGHLPLSNQLRGVQPFSALMAHRAWVK; encoded by the coding sequence ATGACTGACTCGATTTCTACTTCTCCATTAGACACAGCGGCCGATACAGCCGAACTCCGCTCACAGTTGAGGTCAGGTTCAGAAAAAACTCAACTGCAACTGCTGCAACAACACATAGCAGATGCGGGTTGGGACGTATTGATGGAATTTTTATTAGAGCGCAAGTCGGAGGAACCGACAGCGGTAATGGGTAAGGCTTACCAAATTCTTTATAGTGCTGACTCTGCGAGAGTGAGGGAGTTTTTGCAAGCGAATTTTCCGACGGGAGTTGTGCAATTGCGATCGGACTCTAAGATTGATTACACTCCGCTGCAACAATTATTGGCGCTACAGGAATTTCAAGAAGCCGATCGCTTGACTTTAGACAAGCTTTGTGAATTGGCGGGGGAAACAGCTTTGCAAAGAAAGTGGCTGTATTTTACCCAAGTTGAGAGTTTGCCGATCGCGGATTTGCAAACAATGAATACTTTGTGGAAAGTTCATTCGGAAAACAAATTTGGCTTTTCGGTGCAGCGAGAAATTTGGCTGAGTTCGGGGAAGAATTGGGATAAATTGTGGCCGTTAATTGGCTGGAAGAAAGGCAATAATTGGACGCGCTACCCGCAAGAGTTTATTTGGGATTTGAGCGCGCCGAGGGGTCATTTGCCGCTGTCAAATCAGTTGCGGGGAGTGCAGCCGTTTTCGGCTTTGATGGCTCATCGGGCTTGGGTGAAGTAA
- a CDS encoding Uma2 family endonuclease, with protein MNELARGARVMVSIGTKLTLEEFLALPDGDIYYEFVDGEAVPKVSPKFFHSTLQFALCHLMGTWCKSRGRVLPEWAILLKRQGKDWAPVPDLTYISYERLPKNWRHNEACPAIPELVIEIISPDQSMKEFEEKAKDYLAAGVPRVWVIDPELILIRSFFPDGSSEVYTDRMAIVDELLPGLELTTRQIFEEAQLID; from the coding sequence TTGAATGAATTAGCGAGAGGGGCACGAGTCATGGTAAGCATCGGAACCAAACTCACATTAGAAGAATTTTTAGCTTTGCCCGACGGAGACATATATTATGAGTTTGTAGATGGTGAAGCAGTTCCTAAAGTGTCTCCAAAATTTTTTCATTCGACTTTACAGTTTGCTTTATGTCACCTAATGGGTACATGGTGCAAAAGTCGCGGGCGAGTTCTTCCGGAATGGGCAATTCTATTAAAGCGTCAGGGTAAAGATTGGGCACCCGTTCCTGATTTGACGTATATTTCCTATGAACGTCTGCCGAAAAATTGGCGGCACAATGAAGCTTGTCCTGCAATTCCTGAATTGGTAATTGAGATTATCTCTCCCGATCAAAGTATGAAGGAATTTGAAGAGAAGGCGAAGGATTATTTGGCAGCGGGTGTTCCGCGAGTTTGGGTTATAGATCCAGAATTGATTTTAATTAGGAGCTTTTTCCCTGATGGTTCTAGTGAGGTTTATACTGATCGTATGGCAATTGTGGATGAGTTGTTGCCGGGTTTAGAGTTGACGACTCGACAGATTTTTGAAGAGGCCCAGTTGATTGATTGA